The following proteins come from a genomic window of Halomarina ordinaria:
- a CDS encoding metallophosphoesterase family protein, which produces MTEFSAIAVADPRESDRRYVPAGAKLPVAPESREVLPVKVSSEEVDWAISLLAEFPAEPAADRPGDGVDLLLDPERVHRARENVGRGMTGSETTVLFVSDTHIGYENREKTGRGSTVSWVQDISSEETIGRVTRLAIERSVDAIIHTGDILDHEVDKETLEFASGILSGLSSRDIPVYCIIGSHDHDSANPQHPDSVDGISWLKTQVTKGHLTELSTSPTSVASGPLDAYGISAGNVGIDDVGKFHSREWDPSDIAFGAASSGPNVLCLHDGLTPYRRYDADVDLDRLLAQSHVSFDCVLIGDEHRPKKRDFENGYTFEADDGTPVFYTGPAMRISEPYRNHGAFVTELTVSVDTVETRRHEL; this is translated from the coding sequence GTGACGGAGTTTTCGGCGATCGCGGTGGCGGACCCACGTGAATCAGATCGCCGGTATGTGCCGGCAGGTGCGAAATTACCGGTTGCACCTGAATCGAGAGAAGTGCTTCCTGTAAAAGTCTCGTCGGAAGAGGTTGATTGGGCAATCTCGCTGCTGGCTGAATTCCCAGCTGAACCCGCGGCTGATCGGCCAGGTGACGGAGTCGATCTCCTGCTTGACCCTGAGCGGGTCCACCGAGCACGAGAGAATGTTGGACGTGGAATGACGGGGTCTGAGACGACGGTGCTGTTTGTGAGTGATACGCACATAGGATACGAGAATCGAGAGAAAACTGGGCGGGGGAGTACCGTGTCGTGGGTTCAGGACATTTCGAGTGAGGAGACAATCGGGCGAGTGACGCGGCTTGCGATTGAGCGGAGTGTTGACGCGATTATTCACACAGGAGACATTTTGGATCACGAGGTGGACAAAGAAACTCTTGAGTTCGCCAGTGGGATTTTATCAGGATTGTCATCACGTGACATTCCAGTTTACTGTATTATCGGGTCGCACGATCATGACTCGGCGAACCCGCAGCATCCGGATTCAGTTGACGGGATCTCGTGGCTCAAAACTCAGGTGACGAAAGGACATCTTACGGAGTTATCGACCAGCCCAACATCGGTCGCTAGCGGACCACTCGATGCGTACGGTATCTCCGCGGGGAACGTGGGAATCGACGACGTCGGGAAGTTCCACTCGCGAGAATGGGACCCGTCTGATATCGCGTTCGGTGCAGCGTCTTCCGGTCCGAACGTACTGTGTCTTCACGACGGGTTGACGCCGTACCGTCGGTACGACGCTGATGTTGATTTGGATCGATTACTCGCGCAGTCACACGTATCGTTTGATTGCGTGCTGATCGGTGATGAGCACCGTCCAAAGAAACGAGATTTCGAGAATGGGTATACGTTCGAGGCGGATGACGGGACACCAGTGTTCTATACAGGGCCAGCGATGCGGATTAGCGAGCCGTACCGGAATCACGGCGCGTTTGTGACGGAACTGACGGTATCTGTAGACACCGTCGAGACCAGACGGCACGAGTTATGA
- a CDS encoding BrxE family protein, whose product MTSTDLADAFVSTKEALSDAGIEDEFFLDLLASRLLVERVGESNNQGWWDSRVLSETGRTRLEEVTPKTQLQSRISLASKVGRKAESDRLPADAISLFSFGPQVESRLSAAIEDIEPADTQSLEALENISVQSLSEGWTDRIIEQTGSNITAASTTLTDPGTGDSFRIEEEGYTQSEVEPEKWRLLVTLLQGYGHSTDRLCVPYYPLKSELKSESA is encoded by the coding sequence ATGACTTCAACTGATCTCGCCGATGCGTTCGTCTCGACTAAAGAGGCCCTCAGCGATGCAGGTATTGAGGATGAGTTCTTTCTTGACCTGCTCGCCTCACGCTTGTTGGTAGAGCGCGTGGGCGAGTCGAATAACCAAGGCTGGTGGGACTCACGGGTTCTCTCTGAGACTGGGCGGACCCGACTCGAAGAAGTAACGCCGAAAACGCAACTCCAATCTCGAATCTCCCTCGCATCGAAAGTCGGGAGGAAAGCAGAATCAGACCGACTTCCAGCAGATGCCATCTCCCTGTTCTCGTTCGGCCCTCAAGTGGAATCCCGCCTCTCTGCTGCCATTGAAGACATCGAACCTGCCGATACTCAATCTCTGGAGGCGCTTGAGAACATCTCTGTTCAATCTCTGAGTGAAGGCTGGACGGACCGAATCATCGAGCAAACTGGATCAAACATCACAGCAGCATCTACCACGCTCACCGACCCAGGGACTGGTGATTCATTCCGTATCGAGGAGGAGGGGTACACACAGTCCGAGGTCGAACCAGAGAAATGGCGGCTGCTGGTCACCCTTCTGCAAGGGTACGGGCATAGCACCGACCGTCTCTGTGTGCCGTACTACCCCCTCAAGTCAGAACTTAAATCCGAAAGCGCGTGA
- a CDS encoding BrxA family protein, whose product MSNEHIEPRDGEEIEAAASLDPKIAHHSTYIDETKRILRTYVDCESYEELERRVVEENILNKDTDEYRTNILREVTRRHIPDKEEYTETPLMKIMSADVRSDVTDWCLYYEFAQDPFIRLVTLDFLYPEFERGTLSVQATDIVTFIESIQEDYADLRDRSESTINEAATKYLTALRNYGLLEGTQRKEFAVIYVPDETVAYVVYRLFQKGAKSASDVIEHDDWKLFLMNESEVQRRIRDISPQYVSYEKRGSTERLITKHDSIEDLIDAF is encoded by the coding sequence ATGAGTAACGAGCATATTGAGCCGAGAGATGGCGAGGAAATAGAAGCAGCGGCGAGTCTCGACCCGAAAATCGCCCATCACAGTACGTATATCGACGAGACGAAACGCATCCTTCGTACGTACGTCGATTGTGAGTCCTACGAAGAACTGGAGCGGCGGGTCGTTGAAGAGAACATCCTGAACAAGGACACAGACGAGTATCGAACGAACATTCTCCGCGAAGTCACACGTCGTCACATCCCCGATAAAGAGGAGTACACAGAGACGCCACTAATGAAGATTATGTCGGCTGACGTCCGGAGCGACGTAACCGACTGGTGTCTCTACTACGAATTCGCGCAAGATCCGTTCATTCGCCTCGTCACCCTCGATTTCCTGTACCCTGAATTCGAACGGGGAACTCTCTCCGTGCAAGCTACGGACATCGTCACGTTCATCGAATCGATTCAAGAGGACTACGCCGACCTGCGTGACCGATCCGAATCGACGATCAACGAAGCCGCCACGAAGTACCTCACCGCACTCCGAAACTACGGGCTCTTAGAAGGCACCCAACGTAAGGAATTCGCTGTCATCTACGTCCCCGACGAGACAGTCGCTTACGTCGTCTACCGGCTCTTCCAGAAGGGGGCGAAGTCCGCATCAGATGTCATCGAACACGACGACTGGAAGTTATTCCTGATGAACGAATCCGAAGTTCAGCGCCGTATCCGAGATATCTCACCTCAGTATGTGAGCTACGAGAAGCGCGGATCGACAGAACGACTAATTACAAAGCATGACAGCATAGAGGACCTAATAGATGCTTTCTGA
- a CDS encoding BREX protein BrxB domain-containing protein produces MLSDFQARLEEVERLVRDDRDEVGKRAGVPFIVFTYDPGDELEVDEEVRNLIEKLEYHDQTVAGVDMRELVFSILEDRGILENVIDLERRDRDQLLDGLKSSLLDDGEMGQLASAIATAAEDADTVIVYRMGILYPFASASTLMGQLEMNTPDDTPIVFCYPAKVDDKSLRFLDESEGTYYRARVIGHE; encoded by the coding sequence ATGCTTTCTGACTTTCAAGCACGGCTCGAAGAAGTAGAACGACTCGTCAGAGACGATAGAGACGAAGTCGGAAAGCGCGCTGGAGTTCCCTTCATCGTCTTCACCTACGACCCTGGTGACGAACTCGAAGTCGACGAAGAGGTTCGAAACCTCATCGAGAAACTGGAGTATCACGACCAAACCGTCGCAGGAGTCGATATGCGCGAACTGGTCTTCAGCATCCTCGAAGACCGCGGCATCCTAGAGAACGTGATCGATCTCGAACGCCGGGATCGAGACCAGTTACTCGACGGACTGAAATCGTCGCTTCTGGACGACGGCGAGATGGGGCAGTTAGCGTCGGCCATCGCAACGGCGGCTGAAGACGCTGACACTGTGATTGTCTACCGGATGGGTATTCTGTATCCGTTCGCCAGTGCCTCCACACTCATGGGGCAATTAGAAATGAATACACCGGACGACACGCCCATCGTATTCTGCTACCCGGCGAAAGTCGATGACAAGAGTTTAAGATTCCTCGATGAATCGGAGGGGACATATTACCGTGCAAGGGTGATCGGACATGAGTGA
- the brxC gene encoding BREX system P-loop protein BrxC, producing the protein MSDTTSSHQIHEIFYRPINRKIDRVVKVDNDDPSVVKKELEEYILTPQLERHFSDALEAVIDTEHAQTEDVGMWVSGFFGSGKSHYMKILGHILENREFEDTHAAEMFRDRIEGNEMLDGAVSSVTQKFDSEVLMFQIGAKADASGSESITEIIHREFNISRGYASMPWVAQMEQELESRGVYDEFVDAIEANTGKDWTEARKDAMFVRSDMETALVEATDEFDDEDDAARAIDDVQDNVLINASTLAEDIVDYVEQREAETGDNCRYFVFIDEISQFIGDDGQLLLELQSIVEEFGQKGKGKVFLGVTSQEQLQQLIPGVLEKEAEESKVIDRFPHRFDLTSENLDKVVRDRVLSKKGEFRGILGNLYDQHEGILSARYKLDSSQSLKPINEDNFIDCYPFLPYQLDILPEMFKALGKGSDDQLAGSERTLIDVTQSVLKDEAHLYNDELGALVTLDMIFDEISNDIPSSDVKSIREARPKDADPEIARRVLKSLYLLQQLPWIPNTADNIATSLQTELGPTQQLEGDVEKTLDALVNAGYVGRSEEGYRFLRETERELENEIKGIEVGPGDIRRSSKRFLNDILDETSRVNYQGKTFQVNLSIDGEEITSKGHIDLKTYSPIYQRYEDLDPDGLKTQSFSEDGTLYWIADNEKQHAIYEKLKSIYQINTVVKEKRGNELSQEEQEALGQKQEDLQRLRNEVEREFKRSFQRGVLIYNGDTEEFDTTSTSLTSLVARKTDNAIPKVFTSFKHGSATVKDRHIEQIFGDLDGSSNPSVFSDLGVVQDGDLIAEARIASEVEDEIQRREKAGESRTGSDLIDHFAEPPYGWSREVVRLAAAVLFRNGSIIPTYKERTYGTYTEDGAQEVFTQVTKFKSTSFDERETVDIDTRTDAKQLLDRLFDRKVKSTDQAVDEGVREEANTWVSTTSTLLSQLRRVDFPLTDDVEQFQTRLKNLLQQPTSAKRIKQFVEFEDELEGLTKTAKDVAQFCGENGGENRLKEYETIQRFITTEWESLVDEADDHSALVDISDDARDAADRVKNTLDTEGVISQWNNVKTDYRAAAEAFTATYEALYEKRHETYTNSIDSVKAYAGSDIDEDDLDSALSDLTERQGDGSVDLDISNKDHISPDPSLTRLIEHIQTVDAYESGAKTKIDDLDDDDDDGTVRESVDIDDIFGSVVVTEPGDIDAPISELRGEIETLLDQDGDVEIRFR; encoded by the coding sequence ATGAGTGATACTACCTCCTCCCACCAGATTCACGAGATCTTCTACCGGCCAATCAATCGGAAGATCGACCGGGTCGTCAAAGTAGATAACGACGACCCGAGCGTCGTCAAGAAAGAACTCGAAGAGTACATCCTCACGCCACAGCTCGAACGTCACTTCTCGGACGCGTTAGAGGCCGTCATCGATACGGAACACGCACAGACGGAAGACGTCGGGATGTGGGTTTCCGGCTTCTTCGGCTCGGGGAAGAGCCACTACATGAAAATCCTCGGGCACATCCTCGAAAACCGCGAGTTCGAGGATACACACGCGGCCGAGATGTTCCGGGATCGAATCGAGGGCAACGAGATGCTCGACGGAGCGGTCTCGTCTGTCACCCAGAAGTTCGATTCCGAGGTGCTGATGTTCCAGATCGGCGCGAAAGCCGACGCATCCGGGAGCGAGTCCATCACGGAGATCATCCACCGTGAGTTCAACATCTCCCGTGGTTACGCCTCGATGCCCTGGGTCGCCCAAATGGAGCAGGAACTCGAATCACGAGGCGTGTACGACGAGTTCGTCGACGCCATCGAAGCGAACACCGGGAAAGACTGGACGGAAGCCCGCAAGGACGCCATGTTCGTCCGGTCCGACATGGAGACCGCATTAGTCGAGGCTACCGATGAGTTCGACGACGAAGACGATGCAGCCCGCGCAATCGACGACGTTCAGGACAACGTTCTGATCAACGCGTCCACGCTCGCCGAAGACATCGTGGACTACGTCGAACAGCGGGAAGCCGAGACTGGCGACAACTGTCGGTACTTCGTGTTCATCGACGAGATCTCGCAGTTCATCGGCGACGATGGGCAACTCCTCTTGGAACTCCAGAGCATCGTCGAGGAATTCGGGCAGAAAGGCAAAGGCAAGGTCTTCCTCGGAGTCACCTCCCAGGAACAACTCCAGCAACTTATTCCCGGCGTCTTGGAGAAGGAAGCCGAGGAGTCGAAAGTCATCGACCGCTTCCCACACCGGTTCGACCTCACCTCCGAGAACCTCGACAAGGTCGTCCGCGACCGTGTCCTCAGCAAGAAAGGCGAATTCAGAGGCATCCTCGGCAACCTGTATGACCAGCACGAAGGTATCCTTTCGGCTAGATACAAACTGGACTCCAGTCAGAGCCTGAAGCCAATTAACGAGGATAACTTCATCGACTGCTATCCGTTCCTTCCCTACCAACTCGATATCCTTCCGGAGATGTTCAAGGCTCTCGGGAAAGGCTCAGACGACCAGCTGGCAGGGAGTGAACGCACACTGATCGACGTCACCCAGAGCGTCCTCAAAGACGAGGCCCATCTCTACAACGACGAACTCGGGGCGCTCGTCACGCTGGACATGATCTTCGACGAGATCAGCAACGACATCCCCAGTAGTGACGTCAAGTCGATCCGCGAGGCGCGACCGAAAGACGCCGATCCGGAAATCGCACGACGCGTCCTCAAGTCCCTGTACCTCCTCCAGCAGCTCCCGTGGATTCCGAACACGGCCGACAACATTGCAACGTCACTCCAGACGGAACTCGGCCCCACGCAGCAACTGGAGGGTGACGTCGAAAAGACGCTCGATGCCCTTGTCAACGCCGGCTACGTCGGTCGGAGTGAAGAAGGCTACCGGTTCCTCCGTGAGACCGAGCGGGAACTCGAAAACGAGATCAAAGGCATCGAAGTCGGCCCAGGTGACATCCGGCGCTCGTCCAAACGCTTCCTGAACGACATCCTCGACGAAACGTCCCGTGTCAACTACCAAGGGAAGACGTTCCAGGTGAACCTGAGCATTGACGGCGAGGAAATCACGTCGAAGGGCCACATTGACCTCAAAACGTACTCGCCGATATACCAGCGATACGAGGATCTCGATCCGGACGGCCTGAAAACGCAGAGCTTCAGCGAGGACGGCACACTGTACTGGATCGCCGACAACGAGAAACAGCACGCCATCTACGAGAAGCTGAAATCGATCTACCAGATCAACACCGTTGTCAAAGAAAAGCGCGGCAACGAACTCAGCCAGGAGGAACAGGAAGCCCTCGGACAGAAGCAAGAAGACCTCCAGCGCCTCCGCAACGAAGTTGAACGCGAGTTCAAACGCAGCTTCCAGCGCGGAGTCCTCATTTACAACGGCGACACCGAGGAGTTCGACACCACGAGCACCTCGCTTACTTCGCTCGTTGCCCGGAAGACGGACAATGCCATCCCGAAGGTCTTCACGAGCTTCAAACACGGCTCCGCGACGGTCAAAGACCGACACATCGAGCAGATCTTCGGCGACCTCGACGGCTCGTCGAACCCGTCGGTCTTCTCCGACCTGGGTGTCGTCCAGGACGGCGATCTCATCGCCGAAGCCCGAATCGCCTCGGAAGTCGAAGACGAGATCCAACGCCGTGAGAAAGCAGGCGAGTCCCGCACCGGAAGCGACCTGATCGACCACTTCGCCGAACCGCCGTACGGCTGGAGCCGAGAAGTCGTCAGGCTCGCCGCAGCCGTGCTCTTCCGTAACGGCTCGATCATCCCGACGTACAAGGAACGGACCTACGGGACGTACACGGAAGACGGCGCACAGGAAGTGTTTACCCAGGTCACGAAGTTCAAGTCCACCTCCTTCGACGAGCGCGAGACCGTAGACATCGACACGCGAACGGACGCCAAACAGCTCCTTGACCGCCTGTTCGACCGCAAGGTCAAATCCACGGACCAGGCTGTTGATGAAGGCGTTCGAGAGGAAGCCAACACTTGGGTCTCGACCACCAGCACACTCCTCTCGCAGCTCCGGCGGGTAGACTTCCCGCTCACGGACGACGTCGAGCAGTTCCAAACCCGACTGAAGAACCTGCTTCAACAACCCACGTCGGCCAAGCGCATCAAGCAGTTCGTCGAATTCGAGGACGAACTCGAAGGCCTCACCAAAACCGCGAAAGACGTCGCCCAGTTCTGCGGTGAGAACGGCGGCGAAAACCGACTGAAAGAATACGAGACGATACAGCGATTCATCACGACCGAGTGGGAATCGCTCGTCGACGAGGCAGATGACCACTCGGCACTCGTGGACATCAGCGACGACGCGCGTGACGCCGCCGACCGCGTCAAGAACACGCTGGACACCGAGGGCGTCATCAGCCAGTGGAACAACGTCAAGACGGACTATCGAGCCGCAGCAGAAGCCTTCACCGCGACCTACGAAGCGCTGTACGAGAAACGGCACGAAACGTACACAAACTCCATCGACTCGGTGAAAGCATACGCTGGCTCCGACATCGACGAGGACGATCTCGACTCGGCATTGTCGGACCTAACGGAACGGCAGGGCGACGGGTCGGTGGATCTGGATATCTCGAACAAGGACCACATCAGTCCGGACCCCTCGCTCACCCGCCTCATAGAACACATCCAGACCGTCGACGCGTACGAGAGCGGGGCGAAAACCAAAATCGACGACTTGGACGATGACGACGACGATGGAACGGTCCGCGAGAGTGTAGACATCGACGATATCTTCGGGAGCGTCGTCGTGACTGAACCCGGAGACATCGACGCACCAATCAGTGAACTACGGGGGGAGATCGAGACCCTCCTCGACCAGGACGGTGACGTAGAGATTCGGTTCCGGTAA